In the Nitrospinota bacterium genome, TAGAGCGTGTGGGTGAAAAGCTTCTCCTCGTCGGCGGTGAGGTTGCCTTTTGTCTTGGCCTCCAGCATGGCAATGATGTCTATGGTCTGCTTGGCCAGGTCAAGGTTGATGGAGGTCTTGCCCGAATAGGGATCCTGAAAACCTCCCATGTGGTACATGGCGGAGGAGGAGAGCGAAAGGATGAACGTGGAAAAATCAATGGGTGGAGCGGACGTTTCCCCGTCGCCCATCTTTTGCGCGGCTGGCTCTTTGATGGCCGGTGATTCAGAGGCGGGCTGCTTATTGTCCGCCTCCTCCTCGGCTCCGCT is a window encoding:
- a CDS encoding DUF1844 domain-containing protein, with the protein product MGDGETSAPPIDFSTFILSLSSSAMYHMGGFQDPYSGKTSINLDLAKQTIDIIAMLEAKTKGNLTADEEKLFTHTLYELRMMFVELMNKK